The following proteins come from a genomic window of Yinghuangia sp. ASG 101:
- a CDS encoding NAD(P)-dependent alcohol dehydrogenase → MRALQYRRVGAPPELVTVPDPEPGPGQVLLRVAAAGVCHSDIAVMAMSADELPWPLPFTLGHEGAGTVAALGSGVTGLDVGDTVAVYGPQGCGRCAKCAQGKENYCLRATELAIYPPGLGADGAIAEYMLVDSARHLVPMDGLDPVTAVPLTDAGLTPYHAVKRSLPKLVPGSSAVVIGTGGLGHVAVQLLRALTPARVIALDVSPEKLALAARVGAHETVTSDADAAKRVREITGGLGAEAVFDFVGAPATTATAGACAAVEADVTIVGLAGGTLPVGIGALPYDVVVTAPYWGSRGELLEVLDLARAGAVEVHVETYPLDEAHRAYERLHAGKVTGRAVILPNG, encoded by the coding sequence ATGCGAGCACTCCAGTACCGCCGCGTCGGTGCGCCACCCGAACTGGTCACCGTGCCCGACCCCGAACCCGGCCCCGGGCAGGTGCTGCTGCGGGTCGCCGCGGCGGGCGTGTGCCACTCCGACATCGCGGTGATGGCCATGTCGGCCGACGAACTGCCCTGGCCGCTGCCGTTCACCCTCGGCCACGAAGGCGCCGGGACGGTGGCCGCCCTCGGCTCCGGCGTCACCGGGCTCGACGTGGGCGACACCGTCGCGGTCTACGGACCCCAAGGCTGCGGCCGATGCGCGAAATGCGCCCAGGGCAAGGAGAATTACTGCCTCCGCGCGACGGAGCTCGCGATCTACCCGCCCGGCCTCGGCGCGGACGGCGCCATCGCCGAATACATGCTGGTCGATTCCGCACGGCACCTGGTCCCGATGGACGGCCTCGACCCGGTCACCGCCGTGCCGTTGACCGACGCCGGGCTCACGCCGTACCACGCGGTGAAACGTTCGCTGCCCAAGCTCGTCCCCGGCAGCAGCGCCGTCGTCATCGGCACCGGCGGACTGGGCCACGTGGCCGTCCAACTGCTGCGCGCGCTCACCCCCGCGCGCGTGATCGCCCTGGACGTCAGCCCCGAGAAGCTGGCCCTCGCGGCCCGGGTCGGCGCGCACGAGACCGTCACCTCCGACGCCGACGCGGCCAAGCGCGTACGCGAGATCACCGGCGGCCTCGGCGCCGAGGCCGTCTTCGACTTCGTCGGCGCCCCCGCGACCACCGCGACCGCCGGGGCCTGCGCGGCGGTGGAGGCCGACGTGACCATCGTCGGCCTCGCCGGCGGCACGCTGCCGGTCGGCATCGGGGCGCTGCCGTACGACGTCGTGGTTACCGCGCCGTACTGGGGCAGCCGCGGCGAACTCCTCGAAGTCCTCGACCTCGCCCGCGCCGGAGCCGTCGAGGTCCACGTGGAGACCTACCCGCTGGACGAGGCCCATCGCGCGTACGAACGCCTGCACGCCGGAAAGGTCACCGGGCGAGCGGTGATCCTGCCGAACGGCTGA
- a CDS encoding ATP-dependent DNA ligase, giving the protein MQLPVMPPIKPMLAKPAARIPPGMHYEAKWDGFRAIVFRDGDEVLIGSRNTKPLDRYFPDVVDAALRLLPPRCVLDGEIVIAIGDHLDFDRLQDRIHPADSRVRHLAATTPASFVAFDLLALDDTAYLGRPLTERRAALERALADTPAPIHLAPATTDPDVARVWFDTFEGAGLDGVVAKDPAGPYLPDQRAMVKVKHERTADCVVAGYREHKSGPVVGSLLLGLHDGDGRLQHVGVSSSFTMARRAELVGELAPYRLDDIAGHPWARWTEAEAHESGRLPGAVSRWTGGRQLDWIPLRPELVCEVAYDHTQGDRFRHTTRFRRWRPDKDPGDCTYAQLSEPARYDLADVLGTR; this is encoded by the coding sequence ATGCAGCTTCCTGTCATGCCTCCGATCAAGCCCATGCTCGCCAAGCCCGCCGCCCGCATCCCACCCGGCATGCACTACGAGGCCAAGTGGGACGGCTTTCGCGCGATCGTCTTCCGCGACGGCGACGAGGTCCTGATCGGCAGCCGCAACACCAAGCCGCTCGACCGCTACTTCCCCGACGTCGTCGACGCCGCCCTGCGCCTGCTGCCGCCGCGCTGCGTGCTGGACGGCGAGATCGTCATCGCCATCGGCGACCACCTCGACTTCGACCGGCTCCAGGACCGCATCCACCCCGCGGACTCCCGCGTCCGGCACCTCGCCGCGACCACGCCCGCCTCGTTCGTGGCCTTCGACCTGCTCGCGCTGGACGACACCGCGTACCTCGGCCGCCCGCTGACCGAGCGCCGTGCGGCGCTGGAGCGGGCGCTCGCCGACACCCCCGCGCCGATCCATCTCGCACCCGCCACGACCGATCCCGACGTCGCCCGCGTCTGGTTCGACACGTTCGAGGGCGCGGGGCTGGACGGCGTCGTCGCGAAGGACCCGGCCGGGCCGTACCTGCCCGACCAGCGGGCCATGGTCAAGGTCAAGCACGAGCGCACCGCGGACTGCGTCGTCGCCGGCTACCGCGAGCACAAGTCGGGCCCGGTCGTCGGCTCGCTGCTGCTGGGCCTCCACGACGGCGACGGACGCCTCCAGCACGTCGGTGTCAGCTCGTCGTTCACGATGGCCCGCCGGGCCGAGCTGGTCGGCGAACTCGCGCCGTACCGGCTCGACGACATCGCGGGGCACCCGTGGGCGCGCTGGACCGAGGCCGAGGCGCACGAAAGCGGCCGGCTGCCGGGCGCGGTCAGCCGGTGGACCGGCGGGCGGCAGCTCGACTGGATCCCGCTGCGCCCCGAACTGGTCTGCGAGGTGGCGTACGACCACACGCAGGGCGACCGGTTCCGGCACACGACGCGGTTCCGCCGGTGGCGGCCGGACAAGGACCCGGGCGACTGCACGTACGCGCAGCTGAGCGAGCCGGCACGGTACGACCTGGCGGACGTGCTGGGCACGCGCTGA
- a CDS encoding alkaline phosphatase D family protein, giving the protein MTSLGKEFGRRNFLRAGTAAGAGLALTPVVGAASAAAAETGGAPAYVVSGRPELSHGVQSGDATADSAIVWGRADRPGRLVVEYGTRPDLRDAKRVRGPLLTPDTDLTGRVRLRGLPAGHRVHYRVSVEGERGAAGRALTGSLVTAPHEHARADVRLVWSGDTVGQGYGINPDLGGMTIFEEIRKLRPDVFLNSGDTVYSDGPLEPAVTLPDGRVWHNLTTPEKSKVAETLAEYRGQFAYNLLDHNYRAFAAEIAQINQWDDHEVTNNWYPGEILDDARYTEKNVDVLAARAAQAFREWQPLGDDRIYRKLSYGRHLDVFVLDMRTHKDRNDENRYADPKRGLLGTRQRRWLIEALSRSRATWKVIAADLPLGLIVPDGATAQEGVAQGDNGAPLGRELEFAEVLSTARRRGVHGIVFLTADVHYTAAHHYDPSRAAFQDFDPFWEFVSGPLNAGAFGPNTLDGTFGPRAEFVHAPPRANTSPMEGFQHFGEVAIDGPSGELTVRLRDAASAVLWSTTLRPVR; this is encoded by the coding sequence ATGACCTCCCTCGGCAAAGAATTCGGCAGAAGGAACTTCCTGCGTGCCGGCACCGCCGCCGGTGCCGGGCTCGCGCTCACCCCCGTTGTCGGGGCGGCCTCCGCCGCCGCGGCGGAGACCGGCGGTGCGCCCGCGTACGTCGTCTCGGGGCGTCCCGAGCTGTCCCACGGCGTGCAGAGCGGCGACGCCACCGCGGACTCGGCGATCGTCTGGGGCCGCGCGGACCGGCCCGGTCGGCTCGTGGTCGAGTACGGCACGCGCCCCGACCTGCGCGACGCGAAGCGCGTCCGCGGGCCGCTGCTCACCCCCGACACCGACCTGACCGGCCGCGTCCGCCTGCGCGGTCTCCCGGCGGGACACCGCGTCCACTACCGCGTCAGCGTCGAAGGCGAGCGCGGTGCCGCCGGCCGCGCGCTGACCGGCTCGCTGGTGACCGCGCCGCACGAGCACGCGCGCGCGGACGTGCGCCTGGTGTGGTCCGGCGACACGGTCGGCCAGGGCTACGGCATCAACCCGGACCTCGGCGGCATGACGATCTTCGAGGAGATCCGCAAGCTGCGCCCCGACGTCTTCCTGAACAGCGGCGACACCGTCTACTCCGACGGCCCGCTCGAACCGGCCGTGACGCTGCCCGACGGCCGCGTATGGCACAACCTGACGACGCCGGAGAAGTCGAAGGTCGCCGAAACGCTCGCCGAGTACCGGGGGCAGTTCGCCTACAACCTGCTCGACCACAACTACCGCGCGTTCGCCGCCGAGATCGCGCAGATCAACCAGTGGGACGACCACGAGGTCACCAACAACTGGTACCCGGGCGAGATCCTGGACGACGCGCGCTACACCGAGAAGAACGTCGACGTCCTCGCCGCCCGCGCGGCCCAGGCGTTCCGCGAGTGGCAGCCGCTCGGCGACGACCGCATCTACCGCAAGCTGTCGTACGGCCGCCACCTCGACGTCTTCGTCCTCGACATGCGCACCCACAAGGACCGCAACGACGAGAACCGCTACGCGGACCCGAAGCGCGGCCTGCTCGGCACCCGGCAGCGCCGCTGGCTGATCGAGGCCCTGAGCCGCAGCCGCGCCACGTGGAAGGTGATCGCCGCCGACCTCCCGCTCGGCCTGATCGTGCCGGACGGGGCGACCGCGCAGGAGGGCGTCGCCCAGGGCGACAACGGCGCCCCGCTCGGACGCGAGCTGGAGTTCGCCGAGGTGCTGAGCACCGCGAGGCGTCGCGGTGTGCACGGCATCGTGTTCCTCACCGCGGACGTGCACTACACGGCCGCCCATCACTACGACCCGTCGCGCGCGGCGTTCCAGGACTTCGACCCCTTCTGGGAGTTCGTGTCGGGCCCGCTCAACGCCGGGGCGTTCGGCCCCAACACGCTCGACGGGACGTTCGGCCCGCGCGCCGAGTTCGTGCACGCGCCGCCGCGCGCCAACACCTCGCCGATGGAGGGCTTCCAGCACTTCGGCGAGGTCGCGATCGACGGCCCGAGCGGTGAGCTGACCGTGCGCCTGCGCGATGCCGCGTCCGCCGTGCTGTGGAGCACGACGCTGCGGCCGGTGCGCTGA
- a CDS encoding acyl-CoA thioesterase produces MSERREVDPARLALDSYPFVHDIVARFSDMDVQRHLNNSAIVTFYEDARVNLNQQMFGDELMSGEAGFRLLVLETTVRYMSEAPYPGAYRIGAGIIRFGGSSYEYGLGLFHGDTCVGLSQTVMVHATATGPTPIPPARRARMDKFAFPAATA; encoded by the coding sequence ATGAGCGAGCGCAGAGAAGTCGACCCCGCCCGGCTGGCCCTGGACAGCTACCCCTTCGTGCACGACATCGTGGCGCGGTTCTCCGACATGGACGTGCAGCGGCACCTCAACAACTCCGCCATCGTGACGTTCTACGAGGACGCGCGAGTCAACCTCAACCAGCAGATGTTCGGCGACGAACTCATGTCCGGCGAGGCGGGGTTCCGTCTGCTGGTGCTGGAGACGACGGTGCGCTACATGAGCGAGGCGCCGTACCCCGGCGCGTACCGGATCGGCGCCGGCATCATCCGGTTCGGCGGATCGTCGTACGAATACGGCCTGGGGCTGTTCCACGGCGACACCTGCGTCGGCCTGTCGCAGACGGTGATGGTCCACGCGACCGCGACCGGTCCCACGCCGATCCCGCCGGCGCGCCGGGCGCGCATGGACAAGTTCGCCTTCCCCGCGGCCACCGCGTAG
- a CDS encoding ATP-binding SpoIIE family protein phosphatase yields MNSSGRTGSGTVPFPVGGIESAAVVLHAGGRTHLWTPTARRFFGETDGGVLAGKLRRALAAVRPDAAGIRHGNAALPTASGEPAEFRFTAQPLRPAAGGAAVPDRPDESDWLVLLVPTREVVAWEDARDRGARYARLSHAAALEIGTTLDLVESTQRLARLIVPELTDLAAVDLSEPVLHGEEPSRPEADIRLRRVAVAAADPSSGAVGTEAWPADVLGVGQLLPWLPHIPLLRPVGEGSAVVVSDMRRLRDALAMTPARSRTLIPHEAHSLIVIPLLARGRILGAVTAWRVHTEADFDDADAEMLAEITSRAAIGVDNARRYTREHRTAVALQRSLLPRPVLRTPAADTAGTYLPAEGEAGVGGDWFDVLALSSLRTGFVVGDVVGHGLGATAAMGRLRTAVQTLADLDLEPVELISHLDDLVLSYWPDHDPGDPTSELAAEGATFLYAVYDPVVRRCAIASAGHPPPLVALPGREPEFVELTPGPPLGVGGMPFGSVDIDLPDGSLLAFHTDGLTVRRDIDAGVQLARFREAVARHRDSPLIDIGPEIVSALEPSRDDDVALLIARTRSVGTAAVAEWELAANPSEVGRARELTTRQLAAWGLEDLAFSTELVVSELVTNAVRYAGGPIGLRLIRDQILVCEVSDPSNTQPRLRRSMATDEGGRGLFLVAQLTSRWGSRYRRSGKTIWTEQGIQGTHNLGASADLTGEQELLDAFDVEW; encoded by the coding sequence ATGAATTCTTCCGGCAGGACCGGTTCCGGCACGGTGCCGTTTCCGGTCGGCGGGATCGAGTCCGCCGCGGTGGTGCTGCACGCGGGCGGTCGCACGCACCTGTGGACTCCGACCGCGCGCCGCTTTTTCGGGGAAACCGACGGCGGGGTGCTCGCCGGGAAACTCCGGCGTGCTCTCGCGGCGGTCCGCCCCGACGCCGCCGGTATTCGCCACGGCAATGCCGCGCTGCCCACCGCGTCCGGCGAGCCGGCCGAATTCCGATTCACCGCCCAGCCGCTGCGCCCGGCCGCGGGCGGGGCCGCGGTGCCGGACCGCCCGGACGAAAGCGACTGGCTCGTCCTCCTCGTTCCCACCCGGGAGGTCGTCGCGTGGGAGGACGCCCGCGACCGCGGCGCCCGGTACGCCCGCCTCAGCCACGCCGCGGCGCTCGAAATCGGCACCACGCTCGACCTGGTGGAGTCCACCCAGCGGCTCGCGCGCCTGATCGTCCCCGAACTCACCGATCTCGCGGCCGTCGACCTGAGCGAGCCGGTGCTGCACGGCGAGGAGCCGTCGCGCCCCGAGGCCGACATCCGCCTCCGCCGGGTCGCGGTCGCCGCGGCCGACCCGAGCAGCGGAGCCGTGGGCACCGAGGCGTGGCCGGCCGACGTCCTCGGCGTCGGGCAGCTGCTGCCCTGGCTCCCGCACATCCCGCTGCTGCGGCCGGTGGGCGAGGGCTCCGCCGTGGTGGTCTCCGACATGCGGCGGCTGCGCGACGCCCTCGCCATGACGCCCGCGCGCAGCCGTACGCTCATCCCGCACGAGGCGCATTCGCTGATCGTGATCCCGCTGCTCGCCCGAGGCCGCATCCTCGGCGCGGTCACCGCGTGGCGGGTGCACACCGAGGCCGACTTCGACGACGCCGACGCGGAAATGCTCGCCGAGATCACCTCGCGCGCCGCGATCGGCGTCGACAACGCGCGCCGCTACACGCGCGAGCACCGCACCGCCGTCGCCCTGCAGCGCAGCCTCCTGCCGCGACCGGTGCTCCGGACGCCCGCCGCCGACACCGCCGGCACCTACCTCCCGGCGGAGGGGGAGGCCGGCGTGGGAGGCGACTGGTTCGACGTGCTCGCCCTCTCGTCGCTCCGGACCGGATTCGTCGTGGGCGACGTCGTCGGCCACGGGCTGGGCGCGACGGCGGCCATGGGCCGCCTGCGCACCGCGGTCCAGACGCTCGCCGACCTCGATCTGGAGCCCGTCGAACTCATCAGCCATCTCGACGACCTGGTCCTCAGCTACTGGCCCGACCACGACCCGGGCGACCCCACCTCCGAACTGGCCGCGGAGGGCGCGACGTTCCTGTACGCGGTGTACGACCCGGTCGTCCGCCGCTGCGCGATCGCCAGCGCCGGCCACCCGCCGCCGCTGGTCGCCCTGCCGGGCCGGGAACCGGAGTTCGTCGAACTCACCCCCGGACCGCCGCTCGGCGTCGGCGGAATGCCGTTCGGATCCGTCGACATCGACCTGCCCGACGGTTCGCTGCTGGCCTTCCACACCGACGGCCTGACCGTCCGCCGCGACATCGACGCCGGCGTCCAACTCGCCCGGTTCCGGGAGGCCGTCGCACGGCACCGCGACAGCCCGCTCATCGACATCGGACCGGAGATCGTCAGCGCCCTCGAACCCTCCCGCGACGACGACGTCGCCCTCCTGATCGCGCGCACCCGCAGCGTCGGCACCGCGGCGGTCGCGGAGTGGGAGCTGGCCGCGAACCCCTCCGAGGTCGGCCGCGCCCGTGAACTGACGACCCGTCAACTCGCCGCCTGGGGCCTGGAAGACCTGGCGTTCAGCACCGAACTCGTGGTCAGCGAATTGGTCACCAACGCGGTCCGGTACGCGGGCGGCCCGATCGGACTGCGGCTGATCCGCGACCAGATCCTCGTCTGCGAGGTGTCCGACCCGAGCAACACCCAGCCGCGCCTGCGCCGATCGATGGCGACGGACGAAGGAGGCCGCGGCCTCTTCCTCGTCGCCCAGCTCACGTCGCGCTGGGGTAGCCGCTACCGGCGCTCGGGCAAGACGATCTGGACCGAGCAGGGCATCCAGGGCACGCACAACCTCGGAGCGTCGGCCGACCTCACCGGCGAACAGGAACTTCTCGACGCCTTCGACGTCGAGTGGTGA
- the ligD gene encoding non-homologous end-joining DNA ligase: MSSAEQIEIDGRSVRVTNVDKVYFPERGFTKGDVVRYVLSVGEGMLRAFGNRPTTLERYPDGVGGESFYQKRVPKYRPEWIRTARIRFPSGRTADELCPDGTASLVWAANLGCLTFHPWPVRRGDTEHPDELRIDLDPQPGTGFADAVRAAHEMRAVLGEYGLTAWPKTSGGRGLHLFVPIRPAWPFVDVRRAVIALGRELESRMPDQVTTAWWKEERGRRVFVDYNQMARDRTIAAAYSPRANQRATVSAPLTWDEVDDARPDDFDLATMPERFARLGDVHADMSEHAFSLDSALALSDRQARDSGSGDLPYPPDHPKMPGEPPRVQPSRARNS; encoded by the coding sequence ATGAGCAGCGCCGAACAGATTGAGATCGACGGTCGGTCCGTCCGGGTCACCAACGTCGACAAGGTGTACTTTCCCGAACGCGGTTTCACCAAGGGCGACGTCGTCCGCTACGTCCTGTCCGTGGGCGAGGGGATGCTCCGCGCGTTCGGCAACCGCCCCACGACCCTGGAGCGCTACCCCGACGGCGTCGGGGGCGAGTCGTTCTACCAGAAGCGCGTGCCGAAGTACCGGCCGGAGTGGATCCGGACGGCCCGGATCCGCTTCCCGAGCGGGCGCACCGCCGACGAGCTGTGCCCCGACGGCACCGCCTCGCTGGTGTGGGCGGCGAACCTGGGCTGCCTGACGTTCCACCCGTGGCCCGTGCGGCGTGGCGACACCGAGCACCCCGACGAGTTGCGCATCGATCTCGACCCGCAGCCCGGCACGGGGTTCGCCGACGCGGTGCGTGCGGCCCACGAGATGCGCGCGGTGCTCGGCGAGTACGGCCTGACCGCGTGGCCCAAGACGTCGGGCGGGCGCGGCCTGCACCTGTTCGTTCCCATCCGCCCGGCGTGGCCGTTCGTCGACGTGCGGCGTGCGGTGATCGCGCTGGGCCGGGAGTTGGAGTCCCGCATGCCCGACCAGGTGACCACGGCGTGGTGGAAGGAGGAGCGCGGGCGGCGGGTGTTCGTGGACTACAACCAGATGGCCCGGGACCGGACGATCGCCGCCGCGTACTCGCCGCGGGCGAACCAGCGCGCGACCGTCTCGGCCCCGCTGACGTGGGACGAGGTCGACGACGCGCGGCCGGACGATTTCGACCTGGCCACGATGCCGGAGCGCTTCGCGCGGCTAGGCGACGTGCACGCGGACATGTCCGAGCACGCTTTCTCCCTCGACTCCGCTCTCGCGCTGTCCGACCGCCAGGCGCGGGACAGCGGTTCGGGCGACCTGCCCTATCCCCCGGACCACCCGAAGATGCCCGGGGAGCCGCCGCGCGTCCAGCCGAGCCGTGCGCGCAACTCGTAG
- a CDS encoding HelD family protein: protein MRNEQEFLDLVHTRLGELRAEAEAGVRAALGREAGTRQDRVERDIAVADQTGLLAAFDAGDTGLCFGRLFFRDGADHHIGRIGIRRDDAEHTPLVVDWRADIARPFYLATGYTPMGLRRRRHITTAGRDVVALHDEILDLADARRTGHEGPDADGVLLAALDAARTGRMHDIVQTIQAEQDRVIRAPHRGVLVVEGGPGTGKTVVALHRAAYLLYANREHLTRRVVLVVGPNPAFLNYIEDVLPSLGETGVLFATPGELFPGVVATAVDSPEAAEIKGRAAMAEALERFVADRQTVPDSPMAIPHEDGELRLDAGIATEARRRARETLLPHNLARPHFAARVVDGLTAQLVDRLGADPYGGPNFLGSEEVAELHMSVASSAEVHAAIDVLWPLLTPHQLVADYLDAPVHLPDDEAEAIRRPVVHDPVFGTWTTGEWTVSDVPLLDEAAELLGMDDSLARAAAEAERRRRIAYAQGVLDMSYGSRTYEFEDLGDEASEVLGAHDLVDAERLAERHEEADHRTAAERAAADRTWSYGHIVVDEAQELSPMAWRLLMRRSPTKSMTLVGDPAQTSEPGGCGSWERILGPFVDDRWERYRLGVNYRTPSEIMEVAARVRRAVDADFEPPESVRSTGVTPWAHRATDIPGAVASVVADLTAAHPRDRVGVVAPRGLIDALAEALPEAAHGVAPELTLPVALLHPRQAKGLEFDTVVVVEPADFGGNDLYVALTRATQRLGIVHTGKLPPGLDELPPYV, encoded by the coding sequence ATGCGCAACGAGCAGGAATTCCTCGACCTCGTGCACACTCGGCTCGGCGAACTGCGGGCCGAGGCGGAGGCCGGGGTGCGGGCCGCGCTCGGCAGGGAGGCCGGCACGCGCCAGGACCGGGTGGAGCGCGACATCGCGGTGGCGGACCAGACCGGCCTGCTCGCCGCGTTCGACGCCGGCGACACCGGGCTGTGCTTCGGGCGGCTGTTCTTCCGGGACGGGGCCGACCACCACATCGGCCGCATCGGCATCCGGCGCGACGACGCGGAGCACACCCCGCTGGTCGTCGACTGGCGGGCGGACATCGCGCGCCCGTTCTACCTGGCGACCGGGTACACCCCCATGGGGCTGCGGCGGCGGCGCCACATCACGACGGCCGGCCGCGACGTCGTCGCGCTGCACGACGAGATCCTCGACCTCGCCGACGCTCGGCGCACCGGGCACGAGGGCCCCGACGCCGACGGGGTCCTGCTCGCCGCGCTGGACGCCGCGCGCACCGGGCGCATGCACGACATCGTGCAGACCATCCAGGCCGAGCAGGACCGCGTCATCCGGGCGCCGCACCGCGGGGTGCTCGTGGTCGAGGGCGGCCCCGGCACGGGGAAGACCGTCGTCGCGCTGCACCGCGCGGCGTACCTGTTGTACGCGAACCGCGAGCACCTGACGCGCCGCGTCGTGCTCGTGGTCGGGCCCAACCCGGCGTTCCTCAACTACATCGAGGACGTCCTGCCGTCGCTCGGTGAGACGGGCGTGCTGTTCGCGACGCCCGGGGAGCTGTTCCCCGGTGTTGTCGCGACCGCGGTCGACAGCCCCGAGGCCGCCGAGATCAAGGGCCGCGCCGCGATGGCGGAGGCGCTCGAACGCTTCGTCGCCGACCGCCAGACCGTCCCCGATTCGCCGATGGCGATCCCGCACGAGGACGGCGAACTGCGGCTGGACGCCGGCATCGCCACCGAGGCGCGGCGCCGGGCCCGCGAGACGCTGCTCCCCCACAACCTGGCCCGGCCGCACTTCGCGGCGCGGGTCGTCGACGGGCTCACCGCGCAGCTTGTGGACCGGCTGGGCGCGGACCCGTACGGCGGGCCGAACTTCCTCGGCTCGGAGGAGGTCGCGGAGCTGCACATGTCGGTCGCGTCGAGCGCCGAGGTGCACGCCGCGATCGATGTGCTGTGGCCGCTGCTGACACCGCATCAGCTCGTGGCCGACTACCTCGACGCCCCGGTCCACCTGCCCGACGACGAGGCCGAGGCGATCCGCCGCCCGGTCGTCCACGACCCCGTGTTCGGGACGTGGACGACCGGCGAATGGACGGTCTCCGACGTGCCCTTGCTGGACGAGGCCGCCGAACTCCTGGGGATGGACGACTCGTTGGCGCGGGCCGCGGCGGAGGCCGAGCGGCGCAGGCGAATCGCGTACGCACAAGGCGTCCTGGACATGTCGTACGGCTCGCGCACCTACGAGTTCGAGGACCTGGGCGACGAGGCGTCCGAAGTGCTGGGCGCGCACGATCTGGTCGACGCCGAACGCCTCGCGGAACGCCACGAGGAGGCCGACCACCGCACCGCCGCGGAGCGCGCGGCGGCGGACCGCACATGGTCGTACGGGCACATCGTCGTCGACGAGGCGCAGGAACTGTCGCCGATGGCCTGGCGGTTGCTGATGCGCCGCAGCCCGACGAAGTCGATGACGCTGGTCGGTGATCCGGCGCAGACGTCGGAACCGGGCGGCTGCGGCTCGTGGGAGCGGATCCTCGGCCCGTTCGTGGACGACCGCTGGGAGCGGTACCGGCTCGGCGTCAACTACCGGACCCCGAGCGAGATCATGGAGGTCGCGGCACGCGTCCGGCGGGCGGTGGACGCCGACTTCGAGCCGCCGGAGTCGGTGCGCTCGACCGGAGTGACGCCGTGGGCGCACCGGGCGACGGACATCCCCGGCGCGGTCGCGTCCGTGGTCGCCGACCTCACCGCGGCGCACCCGAGGGACCGGGTCGGCGTGGTCGCCCCGCGCGGCCTGATCGACGCGCTGGCGGAGGCGCTGCCCGAGGCGGCCCACGGTGTGGCGCCCGAACTGACGCTGCCCGTGGCGCTCCTGCATCCCCGGCAGGCCAAGGGGCTGGAGTTCGACACGGTCGTCGTCGTGGAGCCGGCCGACTTCGGCGGCAACGACCTCTACGTCGCCCTCACCCGCGCGACGCAGCGCCTCGGGATCGTGCACACCGGCAAGCTCCCACCCGGCCTCGACGAACTGCCGCCGTACGTCTAG
- a CDS encoding aromatic ring-hydroxylating oxygenase subunit alpha produces MAHFPKPAEGSWTEHFKIDTSPTSYEDSISPEHYEAEREAIFKKTWLNIGRVEQLPKGGSYFTKELSAAKTSVIVVRGKDNEIRSFHNICRHRGNKLVWNDFPREEVSGSCRQFTCKYHGWRYDLDGELTFVQQEGEFFDLDKQNFGLAPIRTEVWEGFVFINFDNDAAPLKEYLGAYAKGLDTYPFGKMTEVYKYRAEIGANWKLFIDAFMEFYHAPILHQKQAVDDESRKLREVGYEALSYGVDGPHALVSSWGGMAPPKDESMVKPIERLLRSGLFGLWDAPDVGPIPEAGLNPTRHKAWGEDSFLFFPNFMLLVWKPNWYLTYHYWPTSYNTHTFECSLYFVPPTNAYERLQHELAAVTFKEYALQDANTLEATQTMLESRAVTEFPLNDQEVALRHLHTTARAYVADHKAEKDQASA; encoded by the coding sequence ATGGCACATTTCCCCAAGCCCGCTGAGGGCAGCTGGACCGAGCACTTCAAGATCGACACGTCGCCGACGTCATACGAGGACTCGATCTCGCCCGAGCACTACGAGGCCGAGCGCGAGGCGATCTTCAAGAAGACCTGGCTCAACATCGGTCGCGTGGAGCAACTGCCCAAGGGGGGCAGCTACTTCACCAAGGAACTGAGCGCCGCCAAGACCTCCGTGATCGTCGTGCGCGGCAAGGACAACGAGATCCGCAGCTTCCACAACATCTGCCGCCACCGCGGCAACAAGCTGGTGTGGAACGACTTCCCGCGCGAGGAGGTCTCCGGGAGCTGCCGGCAGTTCACCTGCAAGTACCACGGGTGGCGCTACGACCTCGACGGCGAGCTGACGTTCGTGCAGCAGGAGGGTGAGTTCTTCGACCTCGACAAGCAGAACTTCGGTCTCGCGCCGATCCGCACCGAGGTGTGGGAGGGCTTCGTCTTCATCAACTTCGACAACGACGCGGCCCCGCTGAAGGAGTACCTGGGCGCGTACGCGAAGGGCCTGGACACCTACCCCTTCGGCAAGATGACCGAGGTCTACAAGTACCGCGCGGAGATCGGCGCGAACTGGAAGCTCTTCATCGACGCGTTCATGGAGTTCTACCACGCGCCGATCCTGCACCAGAAGCAGGCGGTCGACGACGAGTCGCGCAAGCTGCGCGAGGTCGGCTACGAGGCGCTGTCGTACGGGGTCGACGGCCCGCACGCGCTGGTCTCGTCCTGGGGCGGCATGGCCCCGCCGAAGGACGAGTCGATGGTCAAGCCCATCGAACGCCTGCTGCGCAGCGGCCTGTTCGGTCTCTGGGACGCCCCCGACGTCGGCCCCATCCCGGAGGCCGGGCTCAACCCGACGCGGCACAAGGCCTGGGGCGAGGACTCGTTCCTGTTCTTCCCGAACTTCATGCTGCTGGTGTGGAAGCCGAACTGGTACCTGACGTACCACTACTGGCCGACGTCGTACAACACGCACACCTTTGAGTGCTCGCTGTACTTCGTGCCGCCGACGAACGCCTACGAGCGCCTGCAGCACGAGCTCGCGGCGGTCACGTTCAAGGAGTACGCGCTCCAGGACGCGAACACCCTCGAGGCGACCCAGACCATGCTGGAGTCGCGCGCGGTGACCGAATTCCCGCTGAACGACCAGGAAGTGGCGCTGCGTCACCTGCACACCACGGCGCGGGCGTACGTCGCGGACCACAAGGCGGAGAAGGACCAGGCGTCGGCCTGA